AAAATCAGTTTATTTTGAGTCTATAGCATTTGTATATCTTGTAAATTCCCAGTTTccttaaattaatcaaatgcaTACAGGAAGATCCGACGACAAGGAGGTGGCTGCAACAGCTGCTTCACAATGTGGGAGTCAATCGAGTTCCGGCACTTCAAGCTGGAGGTGGATTCGAACATATGCTGGTGAACTGAACTTGAAAGAATGcaaattttcttcatatttatatcaatctcttcttgttcttctgtttcttcatttttggtCTTCCCAAAATAGGCATCACAGGCGGAAGCGtattatttaaatctaaattaccTTTTGTCCATGTCAATATATCATAGTTTAGTGtcatgtaattaattattttatcttaagaGAAAAAGCGAGGTGGGGTTGTGGGTTGAAGAGGGAAGTAGCTTTCCTCGCTTTGCTTGTTCATAAGGCGGAATGATCTGTAATGgtcatgttttattttctcGTATATAATGAGAAGTTGGCTAGTCTTTCCATGTGTATATGCTCTCTACTGTTTTATCCAATCTTTTTTTGTTGAGATGAAATGTCACCCATAATGTAGAGGTGGATACTAGCTGGCTCTGGTTCGAATTCACATTCAACTCAAACAAACTGAATTCAAGTTGAAGTTTAAACTTGGTTCAAGTTTGactaattgttttttttttgtgatattatttattttatcgatgatattttaatctttttgataatatttttagggtgaatttgatttaaatcaagcTTAAGGTTGAGTGAAGCTCTGATTGAATTTGTAGTATCTTCTCTAATTTGTTCAAGCTAATGTACATCATTGTTGAAAAGTTATCGATAAGGTGAACGGTGTTGTCAACAAGTAAACAATGTTAGAAGAGTAAACAATATTGTTAGAAAGATTAATGGGTTGAATTAAAGTTAAACAGTTGGGTTACAGTTTTAGTTTAAGTATGACTTGTTTACATCAAGTCAATTTGGATGtacaatatttttgaaatattattgataaaatggaTAATATTGTTGATAAGTGAAAAATGTTGggatatataatatcattataaagacaaatgagtttaatttatgttgagttgtcaaaattgaaactctaatttGAGAATCAAACTCACTTAGAGTAAATTCACCTTAAgacattgtatattttattattaatactatttattctGTTAAGAGTCCTCACTTAAATAAACTCGAGTTTTAAGTTGGATATTAGGATTTCAAAGCCGATCTTTGTTTTGATTCGATATGTATCTAATCTTAGTTCATGCGGAGAGAAACAGCGCAGATGAACATTTGGGCTTAAAACAACCCAAACAGCCCAGAGACATTTTTTCAGCGACCGGGCAGTCCAGGGATGTCTTGCCACGACTAGTGGTGGGGCTGCTCCAAATGCCATGGCACCTTGACATCCATCCATAAGCGAAAACAATTATGGTAATAATTctgatatttaaatatatagcaatatgacaataattatcagacaaaatttgagataaaaatgaGCTCCatgaaagtaataataaatgaaagtcccaataatttattattacttaccattTCAGTGTTACTTCTAAGTTGTAATTTACAAAGCTGTTGCATCCATCAACAGTTCCACTTGGCTCACAAAGTACCAAAGACAgctttaattaaaatcaagcCAAAACGgttcaaacaaacaaaagtgtAAAAGCCAGCACACCAGGCCACACACAGCGGAAGGGGAAATGATACTTtgttatttatcattattacaaGTATTTAATCAAAAGGTATATGATGACGACCAGAACTACAATCCCGACTACTGCTAAAAGCATGCACATACAAGAGCAACCACCCTTTGTCTTCTTATTCAAAATTGCAAGGTTCTTCTGCACTCGCTGTTTCAGAACAAACAAAAACGGTGTAACTGAATTCCGGTAGAATAGGGTATCTTACAGAGAAAAGGTAGAGCTAAAAACTTATTACCCTTAAGCGAGAGTCTGTAACATCCACATGTTGGTCCAAGTCATCCTGCGCAGAGGGATAGCAATGAAATATAAGACTAATGAAAGAAGTACAACTCATTCAAATTAAGTATAATATCAGAAGGGAGGATAAAATCATACAATGAGTCTAGTGTGTAGGTCAAGCTCTTCGTTGACTGCCAATGCAATATGTTTTGTACTAATTACAGTCTCTTCCAGTTTCTCAAGCCCTTCATCTTGCTCTGAATCATGAAAAGGCTCACATAAAAAGGAACCTATACAATATAACATGTCAAAAGAAGTAACGGGAATTTCAGAGTAGCTTGCCTTTCATGATTTGTCGTTGAAGACCAACTAGGCCATGGTTGTCCAGGCCGGTTGTTCTGCTCATGGGATCAGCCTGCTTAATTTCTGGCCCAAGCAAGCTGTCCCTATTGGCAAAGTTTGACATGTTCAATGTGGAAGCCATCTGGATCACTTTTGATCTCAAATTAGCAAGCATGTCCTTGCGACGATTCATCTCTTTCTCTGATCTGTTTGCTTGCAATCAATAGCATCAAGAAGATTCAGAAAACTACAACCTATCATCACTTCTGCATCATAAAGCATTGTAACATAGCCATCAAGTTAAATACAAAAAAGTAATGTCGTGGATCTAGGGAAGCCTGTTTATAAGTGTCAAGAAACAATCTAGTGAGCTACCAAATGCAAATTCCATGCACCTGAAAAACTGATAACAGAGGGATATTATAATCCAGTGAGAAGTAGTAAAAGCTATCTGCCTGACCCATGTTTTGCTGTCCCCTCCCCTCTTTTCTCCTTTGTTCTCTATTTACTATTAAATTGAAACTGCAATTCATTGCAAACATAGAGATAAAAGGACATGGACCCATCAGCTTTCAAAACCTATGTGTTCACAAAGAGTTgacctttctttctttccagggaaaaaaaaaaaagcaagaaagaaagaaagaaagaaagaaagaaaagcagaaagaaaaagatgaattgAACTTCACCACAACTGAGATTTTTGTTAAGCATTTAAGCAGATGAGGCTGCtgtaaaatttgtaaaatgtaAAGACTTGTTACTTCTTCACAAACATCTCATCAGAAAGAGCTCCAGCACAATACTTTTTAATACAAGAACATGTTACTTCCCATAAACATGTGCACAGACAAACAAAAATGCATAATTGTATTTAAAAGCAAGTACAAAAGAACCAAACattaacaaactaaataaaatttatcaatcaattttGCATAAAGATGCAACAGAATTAGTAAACGTACATGGGCTGTTTCCCTGGAAGCTTAGACAATAGGGACTGTAAGCTATCAAGCCTAGTTCCCAATATTGTAATCTTCCTCCGTATAGCAGATGCATGACGCTGCGATTCAGGTCCAGATGCTGGTAATGAACTCCGTTCTGATATCATGCCATTAATATCATCCGCAAGTTTTACTGCTTCATTGTATTCCTTCACCCACGAGTCAGATGAAGATGCCATCGAACTAACacaataaatgatattaatacaAACTGATCTAATTCAAATATGCCTAGCACACaacaagaaataacaaaattactatCAATAACACATGGAACTCACTCAATGATGAACTGGTGAAGTTAAAGTCTATAAAAACACCAAAAATTGAAGCTTTCACcataattctaaattcaaatacaGAATTTTGTAACactaaaataattcaaaacttacCCAATTCTCAGCTTCAGTTTTTCTCtcaaaatatcataatcaaatcaacaaacCCGCCCAACGTCACAAATTTCCCCTTTAATAACAACAAATTCACAttgatctaaaaaaaaaaaaaagtctaaaaatTTCACATAATTCAACCTGCATTGACCCCGAAACAAAGAAAGCCAAACTTTATATAAACGAAAATTGGATTTTCAGAACctcaaaaaaaatcaatcaattccACAATTTTCCAAGAAATAATTAGAACAACTTGCCCCCTATGGCAACCCAAAACCCTAATGcaaacaaatcatcatccaATTACAACACGTGATTGAAATCGCACATCTCTGTCAAGTTACCGACGAATCGATTCCCTGATTCTGGCGAGAATTCTGGATTCTGATCTGTGAGAGAGGGGGATTGCCTCGGAGAAAAAATAGAGAGAGTGAAAACGATGTCGTATTAATGAGCTAAGCGACAGGGCAAATGCTTAAGAAGGCGCTGCTCGTCCGGATCCGTCGTCGTTTTACCTCACGCGAATATCCTGAATAATCCAAGTACTTTATACTGGCATGAAATCTGAATTTCACATTCAACTTTCACCTCTTTCAAATGGACTCACATCAGCATCTTTACTAATAGTTTTAGATCCGAATCAAGTACATTGGAGGGTTTACggattgatttaattaaaattttaaaacaggttataattatgataattatatcaatttgattcaataattaaatcTCATTTCTATTTTGTCGTATAATtagaattgtttttaattatggCCCATATAATGTCTTCAATTCTCAGTTAAATCGggtttataattatttaatttctctttaaaaaaagtaatatataaaattataaatttaatagtttattagTGTATATACAAGTTTTAAGTTCACTTTAACTTTGTAATGCGCTATCGTTAAGActggatttgatttaaatttaaaagagataTATCAAGATTGATATTCGAATATccaaataagaattaaaattaatttaattttatatttaatctgaattaatttgaattcaaatatttatgaaatcatattttttgGTGCCACTAAACACTTATTAGTACAA
The genomic region above belongs to Mangifera indica cultivar Alphonso unplaced genomic scaffold, CATAS_Mindica_2.1 Un_0083, whole genome shotgun sequence and contains:
- the LOC123207494 gene encoding syntaxin-51-like; translation: MASSSDSWVKEYNEAVKLADDINGMISERSSLPASGPESQRHASAIRRKITILGTRLDSLQSLLSKLPGKQPISEKEMNRRKDMLANLRSKVIQMASTLNMSNFANRDSLLGPEIKQADPMSRTTGLDNHGLVGLQRQIMKEQDEGLEKLEETVISTKHIALAVNEELDLHTRLIDDLDQHVDVTDSRLRRVQKNLAILNKKTKGGCSCMCMLLAVVGIVVLVVIIYLLIKYL